ATAGATGCGGTTAATTCATTGAGTGCATCAACATCAAAGTGTTGACGTGGTTGACGTGGGTTAGGAGATATCAGATTGACATCAATTTCATTTTGAGTTGCAACTTCTTGCCCAGCAACAGTTAATGATGTTGGAATCAATGCATCTAGGTTTGTTCCGAGTCCTCCACGACGTGCCATTATGCAATCTCACCTTCGCGCTTGTAATTAATTGAAACAACATTTGAATCAAAAGGTTTGCCGCGCTCTGCTAATTCACGGGCAATTGACATATAGGCAATGGCACCTGGTGAAGATGCGTCATATGTCATAACTGTTTGATTAAATCCTGGTGCCTCTGAAACTCTCACAGCACGTGGAATAGGAATATCAATTAATTCATTTGGATAGTGTTTGCGAATCTCATCTGCAACATCATTAGCAAGTCTCGTTCTGCCATCAAACATTGTTAAAACAAATGTTGAAAGTTTAAGTGATGAGTTCAAACGCTTCTTAACTAATTCATATGTCTTTAATAGTTGTGATAAACCTTCAAGTGCGTAGTATTCACATTGAATAGGAATTAACATTTCTTTTGCAGCTGTTAGCGCGTTAATTGTTAACAGACCAAGTGATGGTGGACAATCAATAAAAATATAATCAAGTGGCTCTCCTGCTGCAATGCGTTGTGTTGCTAACTCATCAATGGCATCTTTTAATCGCATCTCACGTGCAACCATTGGAACTAATTCAATCTCTGCTTGTGCAAGTGAAGTATTTGATGAAACACATTCAAGTGAAGGAAAACCTTTAACTTTTTGTATTGCTTGCGACATTGTTAAATCGCCCATGAGAACTTCATAAATTCCGGCGTTTTCTAGGTGCTCTACCCCCAGGGCAGTTGAGGCATTTCCTTGAGGATCTAGATCAATAACTGCCACCCGAAGGCCGCCCATGGAAAGGGCTGCAGCTAGGTTGACTGTGGTGGTGGTTTTGCCGACCCCACCCTTTTGATTAGCTACCGTGATGATTCGAAGGGAGGCTGGTTTTGCCATCGCCTCCTTGAGTCGGCGAACGCCAATAACCTTCTTTGTTTCACGTGAATCAGTCACGTGGGCTAGTTAAGCACCTTTGCGCACTTCTACTATGCGTCCAAGCTCAATGCCGTCAAGATTTACCTCGTGGAGCATGGCTTTTGGCACAGATTTCATCTCTTCTTCGGCAGATTTACCCTTAATGGCCATCAGTGAGCCGTTGGTCTTTAAAAGGTGCCAGCTCATTTTCTTCAACTTCTCTAACGGGGCCACTGCCCTAGCTGTTACATAGTGGGCAGTTGTGCGCACATCCTGGGCCTGGCCACGGATAACCTCAATATCAAGGCCTGCCACTGCCTCTTTAAGGAACTCAACTCTGCGCTCAAGGGGCTCAATGAGAGTGACTTTGAGATCTGGACGGGCCAGAGCGATAACGATTCCAGGCAGACCTGCCCCTGAACCGATATCAAAGACTATGGAGCCCTCTTTGAGCAGGGAGGTTACGGGCAGGCAGTTAAAGATGTGGCGATCCCAGATCTTGTCAGCTTCCCGGGGGCCGATTAATCCACGCTCAATTCCAGCGCTTTCAAGGAAAGCGGCATAGGCGTGAACCCGATCGATATCAGGGAAATATCGCTCGATCAGGGTTTCACGTGAAACCTGCATTTACGCTGGATAGATAACGACGTAGCGGTTTGGGTCTTCCCCATCAGATTCGCTACTTAGGCCTAGCTCTTGGATTGTGTCGTGGATGATTTTGCGCTCAAAGGCGTTCATTGGAGCTAGTTTGATTGAAGCGCCAGTGGTCTTTGCCTCTTCGGCCATCTCGTTGGCAAGCTTTGTTAACTCCTTGCGGCGGTTAGCGCGAAAGTTATCGATATCAAGCATCAGGCGTGAGCGATCTCCCGTAGCGGTCTGAACCGCTAGACGGGTGAGCTCTTGAATAGCATCTAGGACTTCACCTTCACGGCCAACCAAGTGGTTGAGCTTTCCACCA
This DNA window, taken from Candidatus Planktophila vernalis, encodes the following:
- the rsmG gene encoding 16S rRNA (guanine(527)-N(7))-methyltransferase RsmG — encoded protein: MQVSRETLIERYFPDIDRVHAYAAFLESAGIERGLIGPREADKIWDRHIFNCLPVTSLLKEGSIVFDIGSGAGLPGIVIALARPDLKVTLIEPLERRVEFLKEAVAGLDIEVIRGQAQDVRTTAHYVTARAVAPLEKLKKMSWHLLKTNGSLMAIKGKSAEEEMKSVPKAMLHEVNLDGIELGRIVEVRKGA
- a CDS encoding protein jag; translated protein: MAKAKAEVVEKVEEVAETKPVKGVAKLEEEGDIAADYLEALLDIADLDGDIDIDVENDRASLAIVGGKLNHLVGREGEVLDAIQELTRLAVQTATGDRSRLMLDIDNFRANRRKELTKLANEMAEEAKTTGASIKLAPMNAFERKIIHDTIQELGLSSESDGEDPNRYVVIYPA
- a CDS encoding ParA family protein, which encodes MTDSRETKKVIGVRRLKEAMAKPASLRIITVANQKGGVGKTTTTVNLAAALSMGGLRVAVIDLDPQGNASTALGVEHLENAGIYEVLMGDLTMSQAIQKVKGFPSLECVSSNTSLAQAEIELVPMVAREMRLKDAIDELATQRIAAGEPLDYIFIDCPPSLGLLTINALTAAKEMLIPIQCEYYALEGLSQLLKTYELVKKRLNSSLKLSTFVLTMFDGRTRLANDVADEIRKHYPNELIDIPIPRAVRVSEAPGFNQTVMTYDASSPGAIAYMSIARELAERGKPFDSNVVSINYKREGEIA